A genomic segment from Cyanobacterium sp. T60_A2020_053 encodes:
- a CDS encoding glyoxalase-like domain protein translates to MIDYISSNILLGAFLPGITDGLFSTQGIMVMLLLAYGGAMWMFLTSAPKVHTIMVSDLSIARQFYEEILNLPIADVPLHYYYNYEQSLGSTMLDPIYMGSGVNNSGMMGESRGLWYQLRKNTQLHIIGGASLGYKNSQRHVCFDHECLDDILLRVQSRRLKYKIRSEKPLNFLVKDLDNRVIEMAEAKSQ, encoded by the coding sequence ATGATTGATTACATTAGTTCAAATATATTATTAGGGGCATTTTTACCCGGTATCACCGATGGATTATTCTCCACTCAAGGAATAATGGTGATGCTATTATTAGCCTATGGGGGTGCCATGTGGATGTTTTTAACCAGCGCCCCTAAAGTGCATACTATCATGGTATCAGACCTTAGTATCGCTCGACAATTTTACGAGGAAATTCTGAATTTACCCATAGCTGATGTACCCTTACACTACTACTATAACTATGAACAAAGCCTAGGTTCAACTATGTTAGACCCTATCTATATGGGTAGTGGGGTTAATAATTCGGGAATGATGGGAGAAAGTCGAGGATTATGGTATCAACTTAGAAAAAATACTCAATTACATATTATTGGTGGCGCTAGTTTAGGCTATAAAAATTCTCAACGTCATGTTTGTTTTGATCATGAATGCCTTGATGATATACTTTTAAGGGTTCAATCTCGCCGTTTAAAATATAAAATTAGAAGTGAAAAACCTCTCAATTTTTTAGTAAAAGATTTGGATAATCGTGTCATTGAAATGGCAGAAGCTAAAAGTCAATAA
- a CDS encoding sulfotransferase family 2 domain-containing protein, with amino-acid sequence MIRKVKKIWQELPQEVIKEIDYINHKPRKLLFDHLPKCGGLSIIYYLKKNYPRRKTYAIKPIDSNFYAELFTKFSTHKRYEYDLICGHGAKRLLEYVSPNCLTMTVFREPIERIISHYFFAKRFPHHYLNKLINEQNLSLEDYAISGISTELKNYYTIRFSELGKEEAEKNPQEAIEKALNFIKKYDLVGTLDNLPNLMKEVEKKANLKYSYNDQERRNVATQRPSPQEISPRIIETIKEVNHLDIILYQKIREIYSQSPI; translated from the coding sequence ATGATTAGAAAAGTTAAAAAAATTTGGCAGGAATTACCTCAAGAAGTTATCAAAGAGATTGATTATATTAATCATAAGCCTAGAAAATTGTTGTTTGATCACCTGCCAAAATGTGGGGGATTGTCAATTATTTATTATCTGAAAAAAAACTATCCTCGTCGAAAAACCTACGCTATAAAACCTATTGACAGTAATTTTTATGCAGAATTATTTACTAAATTTTCCACCCACAAAAGATATGAATATGATTTAATATGTGGACATGGGGCAAAAAGATTATTAGAATATGTTTCTCCCAACTGTTTAACAATGACAGTATTTCGAGAACCGATAGAGCGCATTATTTCCCATTATTTTTTTGCCAAAAGATTTCCTCATCATTATCTGAATAAACTAATTAATGAACAAAATTTAAGTTTAGAAGATTATGCAATTTCAGGGATTAGTACTGAATTAAAAAATTATTACACTATTAGATTTTCAGAATTAGGTAAAGAAGAAGCTGAGAAAAATCCTCAAGAGGCTATAGAAAAAGCCTTAAATTTTATTAAAAAATATGATCTAGTTGGCACTTTAGATAATTTACCTAATTTGATGAAGGAAGTAGAAAAAAAAGCTAATTTAAAGTATTCATATAATGATCAAGAAAGAAGAAATGTGGCAACCCAGCGCCCTTCACCCCAAGAGATTTCTCCTAGGATTATAGAGACAATCAAAGAAGTAAATCACCTTGATATAATACTTTATCAGAAAATTAGGGAAATTTATAGTCAAAGCCCCATTTAA
- a CDS encoding Na+/H+ antiporter subunit E translates to MVASVIFRLILWFLLTANFSIANIIIGLIIALILPPYNIFSKNKSKYTGDLLKEIIILSKDIIIAIPQAYREAIEMIFTPHRHEEIVKPNRSKLLIFLETYIITFTPKAVVVNYDDRGWYNVHYVRRKAKEIE, encoded by the coding sequence ATGGTCGCCAGTGTCATTTTTCGGTTAATTTTGTGGTTTTTATTAACGGCAAATTTTAGTATTGCAAACATTATTATCGGTTTAATTATCGCCTTAATTTTGCCACCTTATAATATTTTTAGTAAAAATAAGTCCAAATATACTGGGGATTTATTAAAAGAAATAATTATCCTCAGTAAAGACATTATTATTGCTATTCCTCAAGCCTATAGAGAAGCCATAGAGATGATTTTTACCCCCCATCGTCATGAGGAAATAGTTAAACCAAATCGGTCTAAATTATTGATATTTTTAGAAACTTATATCATCACTTTTACACCAAAAGCAGTAGTGGTTAATTATGACGATAGAGGTTGGTATAATGTCCACTATGTGCGCAGAAAAGCCAAAGAAATAGAATAA
- the moeB gene encoding molybdopterin-synthase adenylyltransferase MoeB, with the protein MLNPNLDNIELNKDEYERYARHIILPEVGLEGQKRLKVASVLCIGTGGLGSPLLLYLAASGIGRIGIVDFDIVDHSNLQRQIIHGTSWVGKPKIESAKHRILEINPTCQVDLYETRLSSENALDILKPYDVIIDGTDNFPTRYLTNDACVLLNKPNVYGSIFRFEGQATVFNYEGGPNYRDLYPEPPPPGMVPSCAEGGVLGVLCGIVGTIQATEAIKIILGVDPAKTLSGRLLLYNAMDMKFRELRLRPNPVRPVIEKLIDYQEFCGIPQAAQESAQTAEELQEMTVTQLNDLLASDADDYVLIDVRNPNEYQIAQIPHAVLIPLPDIEDGDGIAKVKELAGDKRVIAHCKLGGRSAKALQLLKGAGIEGINVKGGIDAWSQEVDSSVPRY; encoded by the coding sequence ATGCTCAATCCTAATTTAGATAATATCGAACTGAATAAAGATGAGTACGAACGTTATGCACGACATATTATTTTGCCCGAAGTGGGATTAGAAGGGCAAAAACGTCTGAAAGTAGCGAGTGTACTCTGTATTGGTACTGGAGGACTAGGTTCTCCTTTACTATTGTATTTGGCAGCCTCCGGTATCGGGCGCATTGGTATTGTTGATTTTGACATTGTGGATCATTCCAACCTACAAAGACAAATCATTCATGGTACTTCGTGGGTTGGTAAGCCAAAAATTGAATCAGCAAAACATCGTATTTTAGAAATCAATCCTACCTGTCAGGTGGATTTATATGAAACTCGTCTTTCTTCGGAAAATGCTTTAGATATTCTCAAGCCTTATGATGTAATTATTGATGGTACGGATAATTTTCCCACCCGTTACCTGACTAATGATGCTTGTGTATTGCTTAATAAGCCTAACGTTTACGGTTCTATTTTCCGTTTTGAAGGACAGGCAACGGTGTTTAATTATGAAGGTGGTCCCAATTATCGTGACTTATATCCCGAACCACCACCGCCGGGTATGGTGCCATCGTGCGCTGAGGGAGGTGTTTTAGGCGTTTTGTGTGGTATTGTCGGCACAATTCAAGCTACAGAAGCCATCAAGATTATTTTGGGAGTTGACCCTGCTAAAACTTTAAGCGGTCGCTTATTGTTATACAATGCTATGGATATGAAGTTTCGGGAGTTAAGATTACGTCCTAATCCTGTACGCCCTGTTATCGAAAAATTAATCGATTATCAGGAGTTTTGTGGCATTCCCCAAGCAGCACAGGAATCGGCACAAACAGCCGAGGAGTTACAGGAAATGACAGTGACACAATTAAATGACTTACTGGCGAGTGATGCCGATGATTATGTGTTAATTGATGTGCGTAATCCCAATGAGTATCAAATCGCTCAAATTCCTCACGCTGTATTAATTCCTTTACCTGATATTGAAGATGGTGACGGTATTGCTAAGGTTAAGGAGTTAGCCGGTGATAAGCGCGTTATTGCCCATTGTAAGCTAGGCGGTAGGTCTGCTAAGGCTTTGCAACTGTTGAAGGGCGCTGGTATTGAGGGAATTAATGTCAAAGGTGGTATTGATGCTTGGAGTCAAGAAGTTGATTCTTCTGTGCCTCGATATTAA
- a CDS encoding Uma2 family endonuclease encodes MAVPTLTPPTENKTENEIKFPQGEFYSNEPPLETYQHLQQIIILLQSLQYLWRDRKDYFCAGNLTIYYSARQKKSEYFRGPDFFVVLDTTNDETRKSWVVWEEGGKYPHLIVEILSKSTAQTDREEKKQIYQDIFRTPNYFWFDPFTLEFQGFVLISGKYQPITPNEQGWLYSEQLGLYLGIYEGKLRYFTEQGKLVLTPEESAEKLAQKLRELGYNPDEI; translated from the coding sequence ATGGCTGTGCCAACCTTAACTCCACCCACAGAAAACAAGACAGAAAATGAGATAAAATTTCCTCAAGGAGAATTTTATAGTAATGAACCACCTTTGGAAACTTACCAACATTTACAACAAATCATTATTTTATTGCAATCCTTGCAGTATTTATGGCGCGATAGAAAGGATTATTTTTGTGCTGGAAATCTGACGATTTATTACAGCGCCCGTCAAAAGAAATCTGAGTATTTTCGAGGACCTGATTTTTTTGTGGTGTTGGATACTACTAATGATGAAACCCGCAAAAGTTGGGTAGTGTGGGAAGAAGGCGGTAAATATCCTCATTTAATTGTGGAAATTTTATCAAAAAGTACCGCTCAAACTGACAGGGAAGAAAAAAAACAGATTTATCAAGATATATTTAGAACACCGAATTATTTTTGGTTTGATCCTTTTACTTTAGAGTTTCAAGGCTTCGTATTAATTAGTGGGAAATATCAACCCATTACTCCTAATGAACAGGGATGGTTATATTCTGAACAATTAGGGTTATATTTGGGCATATATGAGGGTAAATTGCGCTATTTTACAGAGCAAGGAAAGTTAGTTTTAACACCTGAAGAGTCTGCTGAAAAATTGGCACAAAAATTAAGAGAATTAGGTTATAATCCTGACGAAATTTAA
- a CDS encoding succinate dehydrogenase/fumarate reductase flavoprotein subunit, with product MLEQDVIIVGGGLAGCRGALEIKKNHPHLKVGLVAKTHPIRSHSVAAQGGIASSLQNVDPEDSWQAHAFDTVKGSDYLADQDAVAILTQEAPEVIIELEHLGVLFSRLENGKIAQRPFGGHSHPRTCYAADKTGHAILHELVNNLRHYGVTIYEEWYVMDLILEEKEAKGIVMFNIEDGHLEIVRAKAVMFATGGYGRVFNTTSNDYASTGDGLGMCARQGLPLEDMEFVQFHPTGLYPVGVLISEAVRGEGAYLRNSEGERFMINYAPNQMELAPRDITSRAIIKEIRAGRGINPDGSAGGVFIHLDLTHLGKEKIMSRVPFCWEEAHRLVGIDAVTQPMPVRPTAHYCMGGIPVNTDGQVRYSADTFIEGFFGAGECACVSVHGANRLGSNSLLECVVYGRKVGRALGNYVLNRDFPVIDEAYYLTSARQRMNKLLQQKGNVRISKLRQQFQDCMSEHCGVFRDDGVISQGLDKVKQLKSLYSQIFLDDKSSCWNTELIEALELENIMMVGEMILTSALHRKESRGAHSREDFPLRDDDNFLQHTLAYYHNNEVSLDYMPVNISMFTPQERKY from the coding sequence ATGTTAGAACAAGATGTAATTATTGTTGGTGGTGGTTTAGCGGGATGTCGAGGGGCGCTGGAAATAAAAAAAAATCATCCTCATTTAAAAGTAGGTTTAGTGGCAAAAACTCATCCTATTCGTTCCCATTCTGTGGCAGCGCAAGGTGGCATCGCTTCTAGTTTACAAAATGTTGACCCTGAAGATAGTTGGCAAGCGCACGCCTTCGATACCGTTAAAGGGTCGGATTATTTAGCGGATCAGGATGCCGTAGCAATCTTAACCCAAGAAGCGCCCGAAGTGATCATCGAGTTAGAACATTTAGGGGTATTATTTTCCCGTTTAGAAAATGGGAAGATTGCCCAGCGCCCGTTTGGGGGGCATTCTCACCCTCGCACTTGCTACGCTGCTGATAAAACTGGTCATGCCATTTTACATGAGTTGGTGAATAATTTACGCCATTATGGGGTGACTATTTACGAGGAATGGTATGTCATGGACTTAATCCTTGAGGAAAAAGAAGCCAAAGGCATTGTCATGTTTAACATTGAGGATGGGCATTTAGAAATAGTTAGGGCAAAAGCGGTAATGTTTGCCACTGGTGGTTATGGTAGGGTATTTAATACCACTTCTAATGATTACGCTTCTACGGGTGATGGCTTGGGGATGTGCGCCCGTCAGGGTTTACCCTTGGAAGATATGGAATTTGTGCAGTTTCATCCTACGGGATTGTATCCTGTGGGGGTTTTAATCAGTGAAGCCGTGAGGGGGGAGGGCGCTTATTTGCGCAACAGCGAAGGGGAAAGGTTTATGATTAATTATGCTCCTAATCAAATGGAATTAGCACCCCGGGATATTACTTCCCGTGCCATCATTAAAGAGATACGCGCTGGGCGAGGTATTAATCCCGATGGTAGCGCTGGAGGGGTATTTATCCATCTTGATTTAACTCATTTGGGTAAGGAAAAAATCATGTCTCGTGTGCCGTTTTGCTGGGAAGAAGCTCATCGTTTGGTGGGTATTGATGCGGTGACACAACCCATGCCAGTGCGCCCTACAGCGCATTATTGTATGGGGGGAATCCCTGTTAATACTGATGGGCAAGTGCGCTATTCTGCGGATACTTTTATTGAAGGGTTTTTTGGGGCGGGGGAGTGCGCTTGTGTTTCTGTTCACGGGGCAAATCGTTTGGGTAGTAATTCTTTACTAGAATGTGTAGTTTATGGTCGCAAAGTGGGGAGGGCGCTGGGTAATTATGTACTAAATCGTGATTTTCCTGTCATTGATGAAGCCTATTATTTAACTTCGGCAAGGCAACGCATGAATAAGTTATTGCAACAGAAAGGAAATGTAAGGATAAGTAAACTCAGACAGCAGTTTCAAGACTGTATGAGTGAGCATTGTGGGGTATTTCGTGATGATGGGGTAATATCTCAAGGTTTAGACAAGGTAAAGCAACTTAAAAGCCTTTATTCGCAGATTTTTCTTGATGATAAGTCATCTTGTTGGAATACGGAGCTAATTGAGGCGCTGGAGTTGGAAAATATTATGATGGTGGGAGAGATGATTTTAACTTCTGCCTTGCACCGAAAAGAGAGTAGGGGCGCCCACAGCCGTGAGGATTTTCCTTTGCGTGATGATGATAATTTTTTACAACATACCCTCGCTTATTATCATAATAATGAGGTAAGTTTAGATTATATGCCTGTTAATATTTCCATGTTTACACCCCAAGAACGCAAATATTAA
- a CDS encoding PDZ domain-containing protein, with product MKKSPQRKSAPFTSLLIALVSGSLLPLMTSSTSKSAMVDSPKAVVDEVWQIVHDEFVDETFNQVNWQQKRLELINRDYSNQKEAYQAIERALKELGDPYTRFLAPDQFESLTSQTSGEVSGIGIRMAVDPRTQDLYIVEAIRKSPAAEIGLTRGDRIIRIDGKPTALMDLQQASEAMQGENGTDVKLQIDRRGKSSFEVTITRQQIEIPVVEYSLKKEDNLKVGYIKLDEFSAPASKQMKEAITNLQEQKASAFVLDLRGNPGGLLFASVDIARMWLDQGEIVDVVNRQGGHQRFRANNSALTNLPLVILVDGNSASASEILAGALKENQRATVVGTTTFGKGTVQSVHSLSDGSGLAVTISRYFPPGGLNINHKGIAPNVVQNLSRRQQSLLRANPDLFASPADPQYTKAITVLRSLSAIEKSQGQNQVRNN from the coding sequence ATGAAAAAGTCGCCCCAGAGAAAATCAGCGCCCTTCACCTCACTATTAATCGCCCTTGTGAGCGGTTCACTTTTACCCCTCATGACATCTTCCACCAGTAAAAGCGCCATGGTGGATAGCCCTAAAGCAGTGGTGGACGAAGTTTGGCAAATTGTCCATGATGAATTTGTCGATGAAACATTCAATCAAGTTAATTGGCAACAAAAGCGCCTTGAATTAATCAACAGAGATTATAGTAATCAAAAAGAAGCGTATCAAGCCATCGAACGGGCGCTGAAAGAATTGGGCGATCCTTATACTCGTTTTCTAGCGCCCGATCAATTTGAAAGCCTTACCAGTCAAACCTCTGGGGAAGTATCAGGCATTGGTATTCGCATGGCAGTTGATCCACGCACCCAAGACCTTTATATTGTTGAAGCGATTCGTAAATCTCCAGCCGCAGAAATTGGTTTAACCAGAGGAGATCGCATTATTCGTATTGATGGTAAACCCACCGCTTTAATGGATTTACAACAAGCCTCCGAAGCTATGCAAGGTGAAAATGGTACTGATGTGAAGTTACAAATTGATCGGCGGGGAAAATCAAGTTTTGAGGTAACGATCACCCGTCAACAGATTGAAATTCCAGTGGTGGAATACAGTCTAAAAAAAGAAGATAACTTAAAAGTAGGCTATATCAAATTAGATGAATTTAGCGCCCCTGCCTCTAAACAAATGAAAGAAGCGATCACTAATTTACAGGAGCAAAAGGCTTCTGCTTTTGTGCTTGACTTACGGGGCAATCCGGGCGGTTTATTATTTGCCAGTGTAGATATTGCCAGAATGTGGTTAGATCAAGGGGAAATCGTTGACGTGGTGAATCGTCAAGGGGGGCATCAGCGTTTCCGCGCCAATAACTCTGCTCTCACTAATTTACCTTTAGTTATCTTAGTGGATGGTAACTCAGCTAGTGCTAGTGAAATTTTGGCAGGGGCGCTAAAAGAAAATCAACGGGCAACAGTAGTGGGTACAACTACTTTTGGCAAAGGTACGGTACAATCGGTACACTCTTTAAGTGATGGTTCGGGTTTAGCGGTGACGATTTCTCGCTATTTTCCCCCCGGCGGTTTAAATATCAACCATAAAGGTATTGCGCCTAATGTGGTTCAAAATCTCAGTCGTCGTCAACAGTCTTTGTTAAGGGCAAATCCTGATTTATTTGCTAGTCCGGCTGATCCGCAATACACTAAAGCGATTACTGTATTACGCAGTTTATCCGCCATAGAAAAATCTCAAGGGCAAAATCAGGTGAGAAACAATTAG
- a CDS encoding MFS transporter — MNYRSLNRQVWILAGGRLLLQFGTGFTLFYAPLFFVNQLGFSPTAVGVALGSASVSGIIGRFLGGSWSDSPRWGRKKVLLLSALISAGADGFLASAYTYPSLLIGNLLMGLGIGFYWPPAEAMIADLTTTAEERNFAFALNRLGDSMGLGAGVVIGGLLVSLTGIYRLLFIIDGISFLVFFLVIFLAIEESGSKFVSQQGFWQGWGDSLKDTNLWIFCVVNVMFTTYIIQLQTTLPIYLTNFAVSSDDFTIPRLSGLFGLHIALTALFQLPILKILNRLSHIQGLILSLVFWGLTFVVVWGAGNSVNFAFPLAVMAVGWGALGFATYNPPASAFIVDLSPPQLRGIYFAINSQCWAVGNLIGPPLGGFVLDQGIVYAHIFWLYLSASIVLGVLILLFLRHRIIYK; from the coding sequence ATGAATTACCGATCGCTAAATCGACAAGTATGGATACTGGCAGGGGGAAGATTATTATTACAGTTTGGCACTGGCTTTACTCTGTTTTATGCGCCCCTCTTCTTTGTTAATCAGTTGGGTTTTTCTCCTACCGCCGTGGGTGTTGCCCTCGGTAGTGCCTCCGTTTCTGGCATTATCGGGCGCTTTTTGGGGGGTAGCTGGAGCGATTCTCCCCGTTGGGGCAGAAAAAAGGTTTTATTACTTTCGGCTTTGATTTCTGCGGGCGCTGATGGCTTTTTGGCGAGCGCTTATACTTACCCTAGTTTGTTAATCGGTAATTTATTGATGGGGTTGGGTATCGGTTTTTATTGGCCTCCTGCTGAAGCCATGATAGCTGATTTAACTACTACTGCCGAGGAGCGTAATTTTGCTTTTGCTCTAAATCGTCTCGGAGATAGCATGGGTTTGGGTGCTGGTGTGGTTATCGGTGGCTTATTAGTATCTTTAACGGGAATTTACCGTTTACTTTTTATTATTGATGGTATTTCTTTTCTGGTTTTTTTTCTAGTAATTTTTCTCGCTATTGAGGAGTCTGGTAGTAAGTTTGTTAGTCAGCAAGGTTTTTGGCAAGGATGGGGAGATAGTCTCAAAGATACTAATTTATGGATTTTTTGTGTGGTTAATGTGATGTTTACCACTTATATCATTCAATTACAAACTACTTTACCGATTTATCTCACTAATTTTGCGGTGAGTAGTGATGATTTTACTATCCCTCGCCTCAGTGGTTTATTTGGTTTACATATCGCTTTGACGGCTTTATTTCAGTTGCCCATACTAAAAATACTTAATCGTCTTAGTCATATTCAAGGTTTGATTTTATCTTTAGTGTTTTGGGGTTTAACTTTTGTGGTGGTGTGGGGCGCTGGTAACTCGGTTAATTTTGCTTTCCCTCTGGCTGTGATGGCGGTGGGGTGGGGGGCGCTGGGTTTCGCTACTTACAATCCCCCGGCTTCTGCTTTTATCGTGGATTTATCTCCCCCTCAGTTAAGAGGGATTTATTTTGCCATCAATTCCCAATGTTGGGCGGTTGGTAATTTGATTGGTCCTCCTTTGGGGGGTTTTGTGTTAGATCAAGGTATTGTCTATGCTCATATTTTTTGGTTATATTTATCAGCTAGTATTGTGCTTGGTGTCTTAATTTTGTTATTTTTGCGCCATCGCATTATTTATAAGTAG
- a CDS encoding DUF4926 domain-containing protein has protein sequence MKLYDIVALLQDLPELNLYRGQVGTIIEEYEPDVFEVEFVTNAGKVYALETLFAEQIILLHHAPLTPDLMTV, from the coding sequence ATGAAACTATACGACATTGTTGCATTATTGCAAGATTTACCCGAACTAAACCTTTACCGAGGACAAGTAGGCACGATTATTGAAGAGTATGAACCTGACGTGTTTGAAGTAGAATTTGTAACGAATGCAGGTAAAGTTTACGCTTTAGAAACCTTATTTGCCGAACAAATAATATTACTTCATCACGCGCCCCTCACCCCAGACTTAATGACAGTTTAA